TACTTATTTCATTTACGGCAATTCTTCTTAATCGATTTTTACAACTCTCATATTCTGATTCATCGCCATCATTATTTAATGAAAATTGATCAATACCATCCATTCTATCATTTAAAACCATTTCTTTCTTATTACTTTTAGACATTCCTTACTCCTTTATACTTTTATTTTTTATATATTATAAAAGTTACGGTTACGTAACTTTTATAATATCTTTTCTAAAACTGCCTTAGCCTCTTTATAATATATTTCATGACTATTAGGCTCATTTAATTCATTAATTAAAACTTTAATACCATTAGAACTATGAATCTTTCCTTTAATTAACAATCCATATTTTTTGAATAATAATTCTTCTATATCTTTGAAAGTATTCCTATTTTTTACAAATTGATTTTCTATTATGGAAACTTCCATTTTTTTATTTTTAAAAATATTAAATTCTTCTATTGAATTCATTAACATAGGAAAGGCTTCAACAGACCATCTTTCAAGTTGAACAGGAATTACAATTTTCTCTGTAACATTCAAGGCATTATATAATAAAAAACTTAAACTAGGAGGTGTATCAATTATCACGTAATCAAAACTATTAACAGACAAAATTTTATTCAAGCAACTCTCTAACAACTGTTCTTTATATCTCTCATCTTCTTGTTCAAACTTACAAAGAATAGGATGAGAAGCGATGATATACATATTGCTATTTATTTTATTAACATACCTGTTTAAATTAGGGTCTTTATATGATTTAAGCATATAATAAACATTAAGCCCTTTTATTTTTTTTATATATTTGATAAAATAACTTGTTAAACTATTTTGTGGATCTAAATCAATCAACAATACTTTTTTATTTATATCTTTTAAAATATAACTAAAAATAATTGTCAATGCACTCTTTCCAACACCTCCCTTAATACTTGCAAGCGTAATTATTTTTGGTTTTTCTCTATCCACTTTACTATAATCCCTCCACTTGGTAATTTTTGATTGTAAAATTCATATACTTCTTTTTCTAGTTTTCTGATTAAAAAAAGCAACTTATTACAATATCTCGTTTGTGACTTCTCTTTTTTAAGCAAATAATAAATTCCTTGAATATAACAAAAAACACTACCCTTTTTAAATCTAAACTCTATATAGTAAGCCTTTGAAAAGCCATATTTCTTGATCTCGCCATCCTTTTCATAGCTTGTTACAACATTTTTTATAGGTCTCCTATAACCATAATAAATACCCAAAAATTTATCGTTCTCTAACAAAGAAAATAAGCTAAATCGATACTTTTTGTGGCGATACCAACTTCTCAAAACAATAAAAAATCTATCGTTTTCTTCATTGTCAATACCAAATGTATAAAAATCCAATACAATTCTTGTATGATATAAAGTTTTATTATTTTTTTTGTCTATTTTAACAAAAAAATTGCTCTTTTTTTGTTTTGTCTCAATTTCTAATTTTTTTTCTTTTAATCTTCTTAATGAATCTTCCATATTCTTTCCTTAAAAATTTGTTTTTCATCTAACAATTTTTGTAAGTATTACTTTCAATCTTTAAGTTCTTCAACCATTCTTGTGTTCTAATTATGCTATCTTCATATCTCTTTTTATTCGCATTTTCTTCTATCTTATCCAGATATCTCATTGTTTTCCATTTTGCTACATTTTTTATCATATAGTTCGTGTCGATCGTTCTATTTCCTATTTCTTTTTTCTCTTCTTTTTTATTTTTTTTATTTTTTATTTTTTTATTATTAGTTATATTATGACTGACATTTTTAGTTGCATTTTTAGATTTATG
Above is a window of Borrelia hispanica CRI DNA encoding:
- a CDS encoding ParA family protein, with translation MDREKPKIITLASIKGGVGKSALTIIFSYILKDINKKVLLIDLDPQNSLTSYFIKYIKKIKGLNVYYMLKSYKDPNLNRYVNKINSNMYIIASHPILCKFEQEDERYKEQLLESCLNKILSVNSFDYVIIDTPPSLSFLLYNALNVTEKIVIPVQLERWSVEAFPMLMNSIEEFNIFKNKKMEVSIIENQFVKNRNTFKDIEELLFKKYGLLIKGKIHSSNGIKVLINELNEPNSHEIYYKEAKAVLEKIL
- a CDS encoding DUF226 domain-containing protein; this translates as MEDSLRRLKEKKLEIETKQKKSNFFVKIDKKNNKTLYHTRIVLDFYTFGIDNEENDRFFIVLRSWYRHKKYRFSLFSLLENDKFLGIYYGYRRPIKNVVTSYEKDGEIKKYGFSKAYYIEFRFKKGSVFCYIQGIYYLLKKEKSQTRYCNKLLFLIRKLEKEVYEFYNQKLPSGGIIVKWIEKNQK